A genomic region of Nakaseomyces glabratus chromosome C, complete sequence contains the following coding sequences:
- a CDS encoding alpha-mannosyltransferase (CAGL0C04004g~Has domain(s) with predicted transferase activity, transferring glycosyl groups activity and role in protein glycosylation) translates to MQPIMKFRLRRQSRKYVLIFLAACTLIFILYPTKQTFQEQHSTSDSRKKSTSSDYSLKLKQVFDKSPFSDLSKRIEIAEEEANSFSLLKLIPFLGNGKDARERKVLAHWAQANRKDQCPQLIKGLYATPDWSNNEIVAAHKKVRVDEINMQVSVERIRIYNYCFLEGGLDVTEVLKDAGLSSYDAFDFQSRMFIFLKQVTKTDAKYLYPIIQNLNTEEIISEPTTTKSPQDFNANFMANWRQLANGKGIAITVNPDDVEFMIRLFRVLKELGNTYPIQVIQKGGELTSPLIEQIKKTAIETNQAVSIVDLSPILDEKFAREQITSFHNKFFAAMFNTFEEVLLLDADVVPYVSLDEFFNLKGYKDTGLQFWRDRNRGSDTHKFCSNLGVYLEPSLEEHNLLGTELKFRINSLAKKKVRSSEERAFHRFFNELKVHNIDSGIIVLNKKQKLHSLIMGEIFYTNGRFGRCAYGDKEMFMMGAFATGADFIIDPRDAGIIGPIGYNIDQRVNFICSAQMGHLDENNRVLWSNGGLRFCKFPDFAKKDYTPKNQDYFIQKYQSYDNMARIYKTKVEITGFIIPEVEKNEWMQIPDCQSYMYCGLAKKVDTKALILKFEGEEKERLNRISDVWNNPI, encoded by the coding sequence AGTTGAAGCAAGTTTTCGATAAATCACCATTTAGTGATCTTTCGAAGAGAATTGAGatagcagaagaagaagctaaCTCGTTCTCATTACTGAAGCTAATACCTTTCTTGGGAAACGGTAAGGATGCTAGGGAAAGAAAAGTGCTTGCACACTGGGCGCAAGCTAATAGGAAAGACCAATGCCCTCAATTAATCAAGGGTCTTTACGCAACGCCTGATTGGTCGAACAATGAAATTGTGGCCGCGCACAAGAAAGTTAGGgttgatgaaattaatatGCAAGTTTCAGTTGAGAGAATTAGAATCTACAATTACTGTTTCCTAGAGGGTGGTCTTGACGTAACCGAAGTCTTAAAGGATGCTGGACTATCTTCATATGATGCTTTTGACTTCCAAAGTAGGATGTTCATCTTCTTAAAGCAAGTAACAAAAACTGACGCCAAATATTTGTATCCAATAATACAGAATTTGAACACAGAAGAAATAATCAGTGAACCAACTACAACTAAGTCACCACAAGATTTCAATGCAAACTTTATGGCTAATTGGAGGCAATTAGCTAATGGTAAAGGTATAGCGATCACTGTCAACCCTGATGATGTGGAGTTTATGATTCGTCTATTTAGAGTGTTAAAAGAACTTGGAAACACATACCCTATTCAAGTCATACAAAAGGGGGGAGAGCTGACTTCACCACTAATTGAGCAAATTAAGAAAACTGCTATTGAAACAAACCAAGCAGTGTCTATTGTTGATTTGAGTCCTATACTTGATGAGAAGTTTGCAAGGGAACAAATTACATCATTCCacaataaattttttgctGCAATGTTTAatacttttgaagaagtcCTGTTGCTCGATGCTGACGTAGTACCTTATGTGTCTTTGGATgaatttttcaatctcaAGGGATATAAGGATACAGGGCTCCAATTCTGGAGAGATAGAAATAGAGGTTCTGATACACATAAGTTCTGCTCAAATTTAGGTGTTTATCTTGAACCATCTTTGGAAGAGCATAATTTATTAGGCACTGAGTTGAAATTCAGAATCAATAGTCTGGccaagaagaaggtgaGATCATCAGAAGAAAGAGCTTTCCATCGTTTTTTCAATGAACTGAAGGTTCACAACATCGATAGTGGTATAATAGTGTTGAACAAGAAACAGAAGTTGCACAGCCTAATTATGGGTGAGATTTTCTATACTAACGGTAGATTTGGTAGATGCGCTTACGGAGATAAGGAGATGTTTATGATGGGAGCATTTGCTACTGGCGCAGATTTTATAATTGATCCACGTGATGCCGGTATTATTGGACCAATAGGATATAATATAGATCAAAGAGTGAACTTTATTTGTTCAGCCCAAATGGGTCACTTGGATGAAAATAACAGGGTACTATGGTCTAATGGTGGTTTAAGATTCTGCAAATTCCCTGATTTTGCTAAAAAGGACTACACTCCAAAAAACCAAGACTActtcattcaaaaatacCAATCATATGATAATATGGCTAGAATATACAAGACTAAAGTGGAGATAACAGGATTTATTATACCTGAAGTCGAGAAAAATGAATGGATGCAAATACCTGATTGTCAATCATACATGTACTGCGGTCTTGCTAAGAAAGTTGACACTAAAGCTCTGATCTTAAAGTTTGAAGGTGAGGAAAAGGAGAGGTTGAACAGAATATCAGATGTATGGAACAATCCAATCTAG